The nucleotide window GATGAGGTAAACGCCAAAAAGCGCCAGTGCCAACTGGAATATGACGACCTAAAGTTCAAGCTAAAAAAGCTAGAATCAGACTATGACGAGAAGCGAAATTCGTATTCTCACTTTACTAGATAGTCTTGAGAATTGGTGTTTTGCCAATCACACCAAGATATTTTGCCGCCAGCGTACCAACTAGAATAGCAACTGAGAGCATCACTATTGTTCCAGATGGCGCCAAGTCCAGATAATACGACAAAACAATTCCAAACATTACAGAAAAGACAGCAATAGACATTGATATCAAGACAGTATGCTTGAATCCTTTTCCAAACAACATGCTAGTAATGTTTGGCAGAACAATTAGTGCAGATATTAGCAAGATTCCAACCAGTCTCATTGATGTGATTACTGTGACTCCAGCAATTATCACAAAGATATAGTTTAGTCTATCAACGTTTAGGCCACCAACCTTTGCTTGTTCTTCATCAAATGTAAAATGTAACAAAGGTTTACGCAATATTGCAAGAGATACTACAACACCAGCACTGATTGCCAGAATCAGTATTGTGTCCTCGTTACTGATTAGCAATATGCTGCCAAACAAAAAGCTAAACAGATCAACTGAAAATCCACCTGTTGCGGAAATCAACAATACACCAACACCAAATCCAGACACCAGCAAAACAGCAATTGCAGCATCTCCTGATATCTTGGTGCTTTTTCGAAGCTTTGTCATGCCTAGTGCGCCCAGAATAGAGACCACATATGCAGTCCACAGCGGATAAATCCCAGTGAACAATCCAACAGAGATTCCGCCAAATGCCATGTGAGACAGTGCATCGCCAAAAAGCGAATACCTGCGCAATACCAGAAACGTTCCCATCAACGAACAGATAATCGCAATTGCTGCGCCTGCAATCAAACCCTTTTGCATGAATGCATAGCCAAAGATCTCTAGGGTCATGGCTAGTGGTGATGCATGTGCATCTGCATTGCAGATTCCGTGTATGTCTTGAGTAAATCTTTGTTTGAGAAGAATTCCTCTTTTTGTCCATGGAAGAACAATTGTCGGTTCATGCATGCAACCCTGTTTGCAAGCTTGGCAATTGCTTCCAGGTCATGTGATGACCAAACTATTGTTATTTTGTTTTCCTCATTGATTTTTTTGATCACATTATAAAATTTGGTCTGAGTGTCAACATCAACCCCAGTTACTGGCTCATCTAGGATCATCAGGATCGGATCCTTAACCAAGGCTTTTGCGATAAAGACTCGTTGCAGCTCACCACCTGAGAGCTGGCCTATTCTTCTGTCCTTTAGGGAATCAAGGTTTACTGTCTTTAGTGCTTGCAGAATTTTTTCGCTGTTCTTGTCCAGCTTGCTGTATACTCTATTCCAAGAATGGCCATTTTTTTGCAATAATGTAGAGATTTTATTCAGCTTTTTCTCAGAGAGCAGGCCCATTGCAACCACCTCATATACTGTTGCAGGAAAGTTTGGCTCAAAGTTTACCTTTTGCGAGACGTAACCAATTAATGGTAATAGCGGATAGTATTTTTTTGCCTCATATCCAAACAGCCTGATAATACCAGCATACCCTTGCAGGCCCAAAATCGCGCGAAATAGTGTGGTTTTACCAGCACCGTTTGGGCCGACTATTCCTAGCAGGTCTCCTTCATTCACATCAAAGCTTACCTTATCAATTGCAAGGCTGCCATTATACGATATTGATACATCAGATACTTCGAGGGCTTTCATGTACACTCCAAGGCGATTTTGATGTTTCTTAGATTTTCTTCCATTTTAGCAATGTATGATGTGCCTGCTGCAAGCTCGTCCTGAGATACTCCTTCTAGTGGGCTGAGCAGTAAGATTTGTGCTCCTGCCTCATCTGCCAATACCTGAGCTAGTTTCGGATCAACTAGCTCTTCTGCAAACACAACATTGATCTGATTTTCTTTGATATAATCAACTAGTTCCT belongs to Candidatus Nitrosotenuis cloacae and includes:
- a CDS encoding metal ABC transporter ATP-binding protein, encoding MKALEVSDVSISYNGSLAIDKVSFDVNEGDLLGIVGPNGAGKTTLFRAILGLQGYAGIIRLFGYEAKKYYPLLPLIGYVSQKVNFEPNFPATVYEVVAMGLLSEKKLNKISTLLQKNGHSWNRVYSKLDKNSEKILQALKTVNLDSLKDRRIGQLSGGELQRVFIAKALVKDPILMILDEPVTGVDVDTQTKFYNVIKKINEENKITIVWSSHDLEAIAKLANRVACMNRQLFFHGQKEEFFSNKDLLKTYTESAMQMHMHHH
- a CDS encoding metal ABC transporter permease, giving the protein MHEPTIVLPWTKRGILLKQRFTQDIHGICNADAHASPLAMTLEIFGYAFMQKGLIAGAAIAIICSLMGTFLVLRRYSLFGDALSHMAFGGISVGLFTGIYPLWTAYVVSILGALGMTKLRKSTKISGDAAIAVLLVSGFGVGVLLISATGGFSVDLFSFLFGSILLISNEDTILILAISAGVVVSLAILRKPLLHFTFDEEQAKVGGLNVDRLNYIFVIIAGVTVITSMRLVGILLISALIVLPNITSMLFGKGFKHTVLISMSIAVFSVMFGIVLSYYLDLAPSGTIVMLSVAILVGTLAAKYLGVIGKTPILKTI